The following are encoded in a window of Congzhengia minquanensis genomic DNA:
- the rho gene encoding transcription termination factor Rho: protein MDLSNKKLQDLREIAKAIGIKSITKYKKDELIAAISETPKACPSAESEVKAVEKTAETTVTAEASKTEQNGAVKQENKAPAKKAGQKRPELTVSGSDNIVGGILEVLPDNGFGFLRGENYLSTPKDVYVSPTQIRRFNLKTGDKVTGIARLPKEEEKFPALIFVQHVNDDTPDKAIRRKPFEYLTPIFPTERIRLENNQRDYAMRLVDLIAPIGKGQRGLIVAPPKAGKTTLLKNIANNIEANHPEITLIVLLIDERPEEVTDMKRSISGDVVYSTFDQVPEHHAKVAEIVLERAQRLVEQNKDVVVLLDSITRLARAYNLTVPPSGRTLSGGLDPSALHKPKKFFGAARNIENGGSLTILATALIETGSRMDDVIFEEFKGTGNMELHLDRKLQEKRIFPAIDINKSGTRKEELLQTPKELEAVWAVRRELSSQTTQDVTEQLINNLIRTKDNEEFVELILRSYDRGRKNRF from the coding sequence ATGGATTTATCAAATAAAAAATTACAGGATTTGCGTGAAATCGCAAAAGCAATTGGCATAAAAAGTATTACCAAATATAAAAAGGACGAGCTGATTGCGGCCATTTCGGAAACGCCAAAAGCCTGCCCTTCTGCTGAATCGGAGGTAAAAGCGGTTGAGAAAACGGCGGAAACAACAGTCACTGCGGAAGCCTCAAAAACCGAACAAAATGGTGCAGTAAAACAGGAAAACAAGGCACCTGCTAAAAAGGCCGGGCAAAAGCGCCCGGAGCTCACTGTTTCCGGCTCCGACAATATCGTAGGCGGGATTTTAGAGGTGCTGCCGGACAATGGATTTGGCTTTCTGCGCGGGGAAAACTACCTTTCTACGCCGAAAGACGTTTACGTTTCGCCTACGCAAATCCGCCGGTTTAACTTAAAAACCGGCGACAAGGTGACGGGTATTGCCCGCCTGCCGAAAGAGGAGGAAAAGTTTCCGGCGCTGATTTTTGTGCAGCATGTGAACGACGACACACCTGACAAAGCAATTCGCCGCAAGCCTTTTGAATATTTAACACCCATTTTTCCCACAGAGCGAATCCGGCTGGAAAACAACCAGAGGGACTATGCCATGCGGCTGGTGGATTTAATAGCCCCCATAGGAAAAGGGCAGAGGGGCTTAATTGTTGCACCGCCGAAAGCCGGTAAAACAACGCTTTTAAAAAATATTGCCAACAACATTGAAGCAAACCATCCGGAAATTACGTTGATTGTGCTTTTAATTGACGAGCGACCTGAGGAAGTGACAGACATGAAGCGGTCGATTTCCGGCGACGTGGTATATTCCACCTTCGACCAGGTGCCGGAACACCATGCAAAGGTGGCCGAAATTGTGTTAGAACGCGCCCAGCGTCTGGTGGAGCAGAATAAGGACGTTGTTGTGCTGTTAGACTCTATTACCAGGCTTGCCCGGGCATATAACTTAACTGTGCCTCCCTCGGGCAGAACGCTCTCAGGCGGGCTTGACCCCAGTGCCCTGCACAAACCGAAAAAGTTTTTCGGCGCGGCAAGAAATATTGAAAACGGCGGCAGCCTCACCATTTTGGCTACCGCGCTGATTGAAACGGGCAGCCGCATGGACGACGTGATTTTTGAAGAGTTTAAGGGTACGGGCAATATGGAGCTGCACTTAGACAGAAAGCTTCAGGAAAAACGGATTTTCCCTGCCATTGACATCAACAAATCCGGCACAAGAAAAGAAGAACTGCTGCAAACGCCAAAGGAACTTGAGGCGGTTTGGGCCGTTCGCCGGGAGCTTTCCAGTCAAACTACCCAGGACGTGACGGAACAGCTGATTAACAACTTAATCCGTACAAAGGATAA
- a CDS encoding branched-chain amino acid aminotransferase — MEIKIVKTTTPKEKPAANALGFGKYFTDHMFVMDYSVEKGWHDARIIPYGPFEFEPSCMVFHYGQSIFEGLKAYKGADGGVLLYRPYENMKRMNRSNDRLCIPQIDEDFAVDAIRQLVLLDKDWIPEGEGTSLYIRPFVFGTDNALGVHPSHTYKFIVILSPVGSYYAGGLSPVKIWVESEYVRAVRGGIGAAKTAGNYAASLKAQEVAEKKGYSQVLWLDGVEQKYVEEVGAMNIFFKIGGEVVTPVLNGSILGGITRDSVIEVLRGSGYKVTERKISIDEVHEAYKNGKLEEVFGTGTAAVISPVGELCYKGEKMVINNNEIGEVSQMLYDTITGMQKGAIEDKYNFTYKI, encoded by the coding sequence ATGGAAATTAAAATTGTGAAAACAACAACACCGAAAGAGAAACCGGCTGCAAACGCCTTAGGTTTCGGAAAATATTTTACAGACCACATGTTCGTTATGGACTATAGTGTGGAAAAGGGCTGGCACGACGCAAGAATTATTCCTTACGGCCCGTTTGAGTTTGAGCCCTCCTGTATGGTGTTTCATTACGGACAGTCTATTTTTGAAGGCTTAAAAGCTTACAAAGGCGCTGACGGCGGCGTGCTTTTATATCGGCCGTATGAAAATATGAAGCGCATGAACCGGTCGAACGACAGGCTTTGTATTCCGCAGATTGATGAAGATTTTGCCGTTGACGCAATTCGCCAGCTTGTTCTCCTGGACAAAGACTGGATTCCCGAGGGCGAGGGAACATCTCTCTACATCCGCCCCTTTGTGTTCGGAACAGACAACGCGCTGGGCGTTCACCCGTCCCATACATATAAATTCATTGTTATCTTAAGCCCTGTGGGTTCTTACTATGCCGGCGGACTTTCTCCTGTTAAAATTTGGGTTGAGAGCGAATATGTCCGTGCAGTGCGCGGCGGTATCGGCGCGGCGAAAACAGCCGGCAACTACGCTGCCAGCTTAAAGGCCCAGGAAGTTGCAGAAAAGAAAGGGTATTCCCAGGTGCTCTGGCTGGACGGTGTGGAGCAAAAGTATGTGGAAGAAGTTGGCGCGATGAACATTTTCTTTAAAATCGGCGGCGAAGTTGTAACACCTGTTTTAAACGGCAGCATTTTAGGCGGCATTACCCGGGACTCGGTAATCGAGGTGTTAAGGGGAAGCGGCTACAAGGTTACGGAACGCAAAATTTCTATTGACGAGGTTCACGAGGCTTATAAAAACGGCAAGTTAGAAGAGGTGTTCGGCACCGGAACCGCCGCTGTCATTTCTCCTGTGGGCGAGCTTTGCTATAAGGGCGAGAAAATGGTGATTAACAACAACGAAATCGGAGAGGTTTCGCAAATGTTGTATGACACCATCACCGGAATGCAGAAAGGCGCAATTGAAGACAAATATAATTTCACCTATAAAATTTAA
- a CDS encoding CvpA family protein — MSINYLDLAVLLIIVLSILFGFKKGFLRTVTGLAAMVISLILAMTLYPYAAELIMKTPVYDTVYDNTAAVIQVPQENTGRLSDFGTGKLNLPRDFTNHLEKNIDTASDAVASSVADTVASSVVKLVSMLCVFVLARFLLMIVAGAAGLIHKLPIIGWGDSLLGALFGLFRGLLFVYVLLAFVTFAASMAPDGALSRAIKYSEFAKVMYNDNVLLDFIYKG; from the coding sequence GTGAGCATTAACTATTTAGATCTTGCTGTGCTTCTGATTATCGTTTTATCCATATTATTCGGCTTCAAAAAGGGATTTTTAAGAACCGTTACAGGCCTTGCGGCAATGGTAATTTCGCTCATTTTGGCCATGACGCTTTACCCATATGCCGCGGAGCTGATTATGAAAACTCCTGTTTACGACACGGTATATGACAACACCGCCGCCGTGATTCAGGTTCCCCAGGAGAATACCGGCCGCTTGTCTGATTTCGGAACAGGCAAACTCAATTTACCGAGAGACTTTACAAATCATTTGGAAAAGAACATCGACACAGCGTCCGACGCAGTTGCGTCTTCTGTTGCAGACACGGTTGCATCATCTGTTGTAAAGCTTGTCAGCATGCTCTGCGTGTTTGTGCTGGCGCGGTTTCTGCTGATGATTGTCGCCGGTGCGGCGGGGCTCATTCACAAGCTCCCTATCATTGGCTGGGGAGACTCTCTTTTGGGAGCGTTGTTTGGTTTGTTTCGCGGTTTGCTTTTCGTTTATGTGCTGCTGGCTTTTGTGACATTTGCTGCATCTATGGCACCGGACGGGGCTCTTTCCCGTGCAATAAAATACTCGGAATTTGCTAAAGTGATGTATAATGATAATGTTCTTTTGGATTTTATCTATAAAGGCTAA
- a CDS encoding DUF5711 family protein, whose translation MKHSIIKKIIIALLIVAGVLLILFVSREIAVRFFGYKPPAISESQQKKAKQVEVSLDAGENYKHVVTDQYIYFVNVDKVTVCDSSGKQKAEIAIVTSEPVVKSNGKYVIVGDVGGNNVYLLNGTDLKNTIVTKGALVDVSVNASGYCVLVTQGDMHKRDVTVYNTKGEEQFVWNSGSLFVLSASVADNNKNIIISTLDTQEGKMKSVLSFYNISAADPIATEEYENELIAAVEIRGTYVFCVGDSKACVYRVSGEKTAEIPYNGKTLITYKTSNANIVMAFSESALTGKRYDIESYNTAGKQIGTYELDYKIDYIDFAQDTIAISRGRLINTVDLSGREKKLIDPGIDIDSLSFIGGVSTAVGFTANGAYIFKIT comes from the coding sequence ATGAAACATTCCATTATCAAAAAAATTATCATAGCGCTGCTCATTGTTGCCGGCGTTTTGCTGATTTTGTTTGTCAGCAGGGAAATCGCCGTCCGGTTTTTCGGCTACAAGCCGCCGGCCATTTCAGAGAGCCAGCAGAAAAAGGCAAAGCAGGTGGAGGTTTCGCTGGACGCCGGTGAGAACTATAAACACGTCGTTACCGACCAGTATATCTATTTTGTGAACGTAGACAAAGTTACAGTCTGCGACAGCAGCGGAAAGCAAAAGGCTGAAATTGCCATTGTTACGTCAGAACCCGTGGTAAAATCCAACGGAAAATACGTTATTGTTGGCGACGTGGGCGGAAACAACGTTTATCTGTTAAACGGCACCGATTTAAAAAACACCATTGTTACGAAAGGCGCTTTGGTGGACGTTTCGGTCAATGCCTCGGGTTACTGCGTGCTGGTAACCCAGGGTGACATGCATAAGCGGGACGTGACGGTGTATAATACCAAAGGGGAAGAACAGTTTGTTTGGAATTCGGGAAGCCTGTTTGTGTTAAGCGCCTCAGTTGCGGACAACAACAAAAACATTATCATTTCAACTTTAGACACACAGGAAGGCAAAATGAAATCGGTTTTGTCGTTTTACAATATTTCAGCTGCAGACCCCATTGCCACGGAGGAGTATGAAAACGAGCTCATTGCCGCGGTGGAAATTCGTGGAACCTATGTGTTCTGCGTGGGTGACTCGAAAGCCTGCGTTTACCGCGTTTCAGGCGAGAAAACGGCGGAAATCCCTTATAACGGAAAAACGCTGATTACATATAAAACCAGCAACGCCAATATTGTTATGGCGTTTTCCGAGTCGGCCTTAACTGGCAAGCGGTATGACATTGAATCCTATAACACCGCAGGCAAGCAAATCGGAACCTATGAGCTGGACTATAAAATTGACTATATTGATTTTGCACAGGACACCATTGCCATCAGCCGCGGCCGGCTGATTAACACGGTGGACCTTTCCGGCCGTGAAAAAAAGCTGATTGACCCGGGAATTGACATCGACAGCCTGAGCTTTATCGGCGGTGTGTCCACCGCCGTGGGCTTCACGGCCAACGGGGCATATATTTTTAAAATCACATAA
- the truA gene encoding tRNA pseudouridine(38-40) synthase TruA produces MSQNHKITLMYNGARYGGWQVQKNAVTIQEELEKAFSTILRQDVSIIGASRTDAGVHALNYTANAFFDTDLEERRILSGVNAVLPEDIRVKSIKECDEAFHARYCAKSKTYVYQIDTSIYGDVFKKPYVWRFKYPLNFENMQKCTPFFLGRHDFSAFMSKGAQAKTFEREIYECSLTRQDDMITMKIRGNGFLYNMVRIIAGTLVSVGRGFLSGEEIPQIILSKERKRAGITAPPEGLMLYEIEYE; encoded by the coding sequence ATGAGTCAGAACCATAAAATTACGCTGATGTATAACGGTGCGCGGTACGGCGGCTGGCAAGTGCAGAAAAACGCAGTTACCATTCAGGAGGAGCTTGAAAAAGCCTTTTCCACTATTTTGCGGCAAGATGTGTCGATTATCGGAGCCAGCAGGACAGATGCAGGCGTGCACGCCTTAAACTACACAGCCAATGCCTTTTTTGACACGGATTTGGAAGAACGCAGAATTTTGTCCGGCGTGAACGCTGTTTTGCCGGAGGATATCCGGGTTAAGTCCATCAAGGAATGTGACGAGGCGTTCCATGCAAGATACTGCGCAAAATCGAAAACCTATGTTTATCAAATTGATACGTCCATTTATGGCGACGTGTTTAAAAAGCCCTATGTTTGGCGGTTTAAATATCCGCTTAATTTTGAAAATATGCAAAAGTGTACGCCGTTTTTTCTGGGCAGACACGACTTTTCGGCTTTCATGTCCAAAGGCGCGCAGGCCAAAACCTTTGAACGAGAAATTTATGAGTGCTCCCTCACCAGGCAGGACGATATGATTACCATGAAAATCCGCGGAAACGGGTTTTTATATAACATGGTTCGGATTATTGCCGGAACTTTGGTCAGCGTGGGACGGGGCTTTTTAAGCGGGGAGGAAATTCCACAAATTATTTTGTCGAAAGAGCGCAAACGTGCAGGCATTACCGCGCCTCCAGAGGGGCTTATGCTTTATGAGATTGAATATGAATAA
- a CDS encoding energy-coupling factor transporter transmembrane component T family protein, whose translation MLKDITLGQYFPIDSKLHKLDSRTKILLLILDIVAIFMAQSFYSYCLIILFTLFIVKISKVPVNMYFKGLKPILFIILFTAVLNMFLTDGRDLPVFGHSIGLTVEGVIMAVKMALRLVLLIIASSALTYTTSPMALTDGIEKLLKPFSKLGFPAHELAMMMSIAIRFIPTLIEETDKIIKAQQARGADFDTGSLIKRAKSLIPMLVPLFISAFRRADELAVAMESRCYRGGDSRTRLKEIRFTITDLWGFLVFALFFAAVITLDIVF comes from the coding sequence ATGCTTAAAGACATCACTTTGGGACAGTATTTTCCCATTGACTCCAAGCTTCACAAGCTGGATTCAAGAACGAAAATTCTGCTTCTGATTTTAGATATTGTGGCCATATTTATGGCACAATCGTTTTACAGCTACTGTTTGATTATTTTGTTCACCCTGTTCATTGTCAAAATTTCAAAAGTGCCTGTGAATATGTATTTTAAAGGGTTAAAACCTATTTTGTTCATCATTTTGTTTACCGCCGTGCTGAACATGTTTTTAACCGACGGCCGCGACCTGCCGGTGTTCGGCCATTCTATCGGCCTGACGGTGGAGGGCGTGATTATGGCGGTGAAAATGGCGCTTCGGCTGGTACTGTTAATCATTGCCTCCAGCGCGCTGACCTACACCACCTCGCCCATGGCGCTGACAGACGGGATTGAAAAGCTGTTAAAGCCCTTTTCCAAGCTTGGGTTTCCGGCGCATGAGCTAGCCATGATGATGAGCATTGCCATACGGTTTATTCCAACCTTAATTGAAGAAACCGACAAAATTATTAAGGCACAGCAGGCCCGGGGGGCAGACTTTGACACCGGCTCGCTGATAAAGCGCGCGAAATCGCTTATTCCCATGCTAGTGCCGCTGTTTATCAGCGCGTTTCGCCGTGCTGACGAGCTGGCCGTTGCAATGGAAAGCCGGTGCTACCGGGGCGGTGACTCCCGCACCAGGCTCAAAGAAATCCGCTTTACCATAACAGACCTTTGGGGCTTTTTGGTGTTTGCCTTGTTTTTTGCGGCGGTTATTACCTTAGACATTGTTTTCTGA
- a CDS encoding energy-coupling factor transporter ATPase, whose translation MGIKIEKLDYVYMQGSPFERKALDNINLEINDGEFIGLIGHTGSGKSTLVQHLNGLLKPHGGSVVVNGRETTTKGEDLKKLRCEVGLVFQYPEHQLFEETVYKDIAFGPANLGLSKEEIDQRVKEAMNYVGLSYDLMEKSPFDLSGGQKRRAAIAGVLSMHPSVLVLDEPTAGLDPAGREEILTQVKSIYLKSKMTVILVSHSMEDVAKLVNRLIVMNQGRVAMDGPVSEVFAHGDELRGMGLNVPQVHLLVDELIKRGVPLSKNIYTVEKAKAALMVYFNKQKEGTGNA comes from the coding sequence GTGGGCATTAAAATTGAAAAACTGGATTATGTTTATATGCAGGGCAGCCCCTTCGAGCGCAAAGCGCTGGACAATATTAATCTTGAAATAAACGATGGGGAGTTTATTGGCCTAATCGGGCACACCGGTTCAGGCAAATCGACCCTGGTTCAGCATTTAAACGGCCTTTTAAAACCTCATGGCGGAAGTGTGGTGGTGAATGGCCGTGAAACTACCACAAAAGGCGAAGACTTAAAAAAACTGCGGTGCGAGGTGGGGCTGGTTTTTCAGTATCCCGAGCACCAGCTGTTTGAAGAAACCGTTTATAAAGACATTGCATTTGGCCCGGCTAATCTTGGACTTTCAAAAGAGGAGATAGACCAGAGGGTAAAAGAAGCCATGAACTATGTGGGCCTTTCTTACGATTTGATGGAAAAGTCCCCTTTCGACCTTTCCGGCGGACAGAAACGGCGGGCGGCCATTGCCGGCGTGCTGTCTATGCACCCGTCGGTGCTGGTGCTGGACGAGCCCACCGCAGGCTTAGACCCCGCTGGCCGCGAAGAGATTTTAACTCAGGTGAAATCCATTTATTTAAAAAGCAAAATGACGGTAATTTTAGTTTCCCACTCTATGGAGGACGTGGCAAAGCTGGTAAACCGCCTGATTGTGATGAACCAGGGCCGCGTGGCGATGGACGGCCCCGTTTCTGAGGTGTTTGCCCACGGTGACGAGCTTCGGGGAATGGGTTTAAACGTGCCCCAGGTGCACCTTTTGGTGGACGAGCTTATCAAACGCGGCGTGCCTTTAAGCAAAAATATCTACACGGTGGAAAAGGCAAAAGCGGCGCTGATGGTTTATTTTAACAAACAAAAAGAGGGGACGGGAAATGCTTAA
- a CDS encoding energy-coupling factor transporter ATPase, which translates to MITTENLSYTYGSENGDGRFVLKDLNLNIRKGEFVAVLGHNGCGKSTFSKLCNGLLMPVAGNVYVDGFNTKNEEMLWEIRRRVGMVFQNPDNQIVATVVEEDVAFAPENLGVPSQEIRQRVDEALKIVDMYRFRKHAPHLLSGGQKQRVAIAGAIAMHPECIVMDEPTAMLDPKGRSEVMETILKLKNEENMTIVLITHYMDEAARADRVVVMDEGKVVMDDTPHRVFSQVKTLKELGLDVPQVTELAYGLNKAGIPINFDVLTVTECADEIMKYLEVAQRGH; encoded by the coding sequence ATGATAACCACCGAAAATCTTTCATATACATACGGTTCGGAAAACGGTGACGGCAGATTTGTGCTCAAAGACTTAAACCTGAACATACGCAAAGGTGAGTTTGTGGCCGTTTTGGGTCACAACGGCTGCGGAAAGTCTACGTTTTCCAAGCTTTGCAACGGACTTCTGATGCCTGTGGCCGGCAATGTGTATGTAGATGGTTTTAATACAAAGAACGAGGAAATGCTGTGGGAAATCCGGCGGCGCGTGGGTATGGTGTTTCAAAATCCCGACAACCAGATTGTTGCCACCGTGGTGGAGGAGGACGTGGCCTTTGCACCGGAGAATTTGGGTGTGCCGTCACAGGAGATACGGCAGCGAGTGGACGAAGCTTTGAAAATTGTAGACATGTATCGGTTCCGCAAACATGCGCCCCACCTTTTGTCCGGCGGGCAAAAGCAGCGGGTTGCCATTGCCGGGGCCATTGCCATGCACCCGGAGTGCATTGTGATGGACGAACCCACCGCCATGTTAGACCCAAAAGGCCGCAGTGAGGTTATGGAAACCATCTTAAAGCTGAAAAACGAGGAAAACATGACTATTGTGCTCATTACCCACTATATGGATGAAGCCGCCCGGGCAGATCGTGTGGTTGTAATGGACGAGGGAAAAGTTGTGATGGATGACACGCCCCACAGGGTGTTTTCCCAGGTGAAAACGTTAAAGGAACTGGGGCTCGACGTACCCCAGGTGACAGAGCTTGCCTACGGACTGAATAAAGCGGGAATTCCCATAAATTTTGACGTTTTAACCGTTACGGAATGTGCCGATGAAATTATGAAATATCTGGAGGTGGCACAGCGTGGGCATTAA
- a CDS encoding glutamate-5-semialdehyde dehydrogenase: protein MYDLKKQGQAAKQASFVLMAMSQEKKSKALLAVADSLENNADKILAENQKDLETLLKNPAKASFADRLKLTKDRIAQIADGVRKVELLPDPVGEVTGMEKRPNGLIIGKKRVPLGVIGIIYEARPNVTVDAAALCIKTSNACILRGGSEAFHSNKILVDIMNEALDGAGFPKGSVSLVEDTSRETAAEMMRLNEYIDVLIPRGGAGLIRAVVNTATVPVIETGTGNCHIYVEKSADITMAREITVNAKTSRPSVCNAAESLLVDEEIAKDALPAIAEGLKPFHVEIRGCEKTVKILPQAVLATEEDYYTEYNDFILSVKVVSGIDEAIRHINRCGTKHSESIVTKNYEASQKFLDEIDAAAVYVNASTRFTDGFEFGFGAEIGISTQKLHARGPLGLKELTSCKYIIYGNGQVRG from the coding sequence ATGTATGATTTAAAAAAACAGGGTCAGGCGGCCAAGCAGGCCAGCTTTGTGTTGATGGCAATGAGCCAGGAAAAAAAATCGAAGGCACTTTTGGCCGTTGCTGACAGCTTGGAGAACAATGCAGATAAAATTCTTGCAGAAAATCAAAAGGATTTAGAAACGCTTTTGAAAAACCCTGCAAAGGCATCATTTGCAGACCGGCTGAAGCTCACGAAAGACCGCATTGCTCAAATAGCGGACGGGGTGAGGAAGGTTGAGCTTTTGCCCGACCCGGTGGGGGAAGTCACCGGCATGGAAAAACGCCCCAACGGCCTGATAATTGGCAAAAAGCGTGTGCCCTTAGGCGTTATCGGAATTATTTATGAGGCGAGGCCGAACGTTACTGTTGACGCGGCGGCGCTGTGTATTAAAACTTCTAACGCCTGCATTTTAAGGGGCGGAAGCGAGGCGTTTCATTCTAATAAGATTTTAGTTGATATTATGAACGAAGCGCTAGACGGCGCGGGCTTTCCAAAAGGGAGCGTTTCGCTGGTGGAGGATACGTCCAGGGAAACTGCTGCTGAGATGATGCGGTTAAACGAATATATCGACGTTTTGATTCCCCGCGGCGGCGCAGGACTCATTCGGGCCGTTGTAAACACCGCCACCGTGCCGGTGATTGAAACAGGAACAGGTAACTGCCACATCTATGTGGAAAAGAGCGCGGATATCACCATGGCGAGAGAGATTACAGTAAACGCAAAAACAAGCAGGCCATCGGTGTGCAACGCGGCAGAGTCCCTTTTGGTGGACGAAGAAATTGCAAAAGACGCGCTCCCTGCCATTGCGGAGGGGCTAAAGCCTTTTCACGTGGAAATCCGCGGATGCGAAAAGACGGTAAAAATTCTTCCTCAGGCGGTTTTGGCCACGGAGGAGGATTACTATACAGAATATAACGATTTTATTCTTTCCGTGAAAGTTGTCAGCGGGATTGACGAGGCAATTCGCCACATAAACCGCTGCGGCACCAAGCATTCAGAAAGCATTGTTACAAAAAATTATGAAGCTTCACAGAAATTTTTAGACGAAATCGACGCGGCGGCGGTGTATGTGAACGCTTCCACCAGGTTTACCGACGGATTTGAGTTTGGATTCGGCGCGGAAATCGGAATCAGCACACAAAAGCTCCACGCCCGGGGACCGCTGGGGTTAAAAGAGCTGACCTCGTGCAAATATATTATTTATGGAAACGGACAAGTAAGGGGATAG
- the proB gene encoding glutamate 5-kinase: MTDKKRVVIKVGTSTLTYETGKINLRRIELLSQVISDLNHSGCEVVLVSSGAIGVGVGKLGFAKRPDNTRGKQAASAVGQSELMSMYGKFFAEYGCQVAQILLTKNVLEDNERRTNAVNAFRTLLDWHVIPIVNENDVISTAEIEFGDNDTLSAVVARLIGADLLIILSDIDGLFDKDPASHSDAKLIPVVETVTEELMQSAGGAGSARGTGGMVTKLIAAKGAMEAGVEMVILNGRNPKAIYDCLDGKAVGTRFVAKTAK; the protein is encoded by the coding sequence ATGACAGACAAAAAAAGGGTAGTTATCAAGGTGGGAACGTCTACCTTAACCTATGAAACAGGCAAAATCAATCTTAGAAGAATTGAACTTCTGTCCCAGGTGATCAGCGATTTAAACCACAGCGGGTGCGAGGTGGTTTTGGTGTCCAGCGGCGCCATTGGTGTTGGGGTTGGCAAGCTTGGATTTGCCAAGCGGCCTGACAATACCCGCGGAAAACAGGCGGCCTCTGCTGTTGGGCAGAGTGAGCTGATGAGCATGTACGGAAAGTTTTTTGCAGAATATGGCTGCCAGGTGGCACAAATTTTGCTTACGAAAAATGTGCTGGAGGACAACGAGCGCCGCACCAATGCGGTAAATGCGTTCCGCACACTTTTAGACTGGCACGTGATTCCCATTGTCAATGAAAACGACGTTATTTCAACGGCTGAAATTGAGTTTGGCGACAACGATACGCTGTCCGCCGTGGTGGCCCGGCTTATCGGCGCGGATCTTTTAATCATTCTGTCGGACATTGACGGACTGTTTGACAAAGACCCGGCATCACACAGCGATGCAAAGCTGATTCCTGTGGTAGAAACCGTTACGGAGGAATTAATGCAAAGCGCCGGGGGAGCCGGTTCTGCACGCGGCACCGGCGGAATGGTGACAAAACTCATTGCCGCAAAAGGTGCAATGGAGGCCGGCGTGGAGATGGTAATTTTAAACGGTCGAAACCCGAAGGCTATCTACGATTGTTTAGATGGAAAAGCCGTGGGAACAAGATTTGTAGCAAAAACAGCAAAATAA
- a CDS encoding DUF4330 family protein: MIMDKKGKLFGKVSIVDIFVILVIIIGIVGVFVTKVKLDNEKLLSDDSKMLIKTSAEKDKLEIKLKAKEVRDVTRDSIIVGDDVYLVANDKILGTVSRVESEPAMRDVVSDDGTVYTAPVPDRFDVTIVVDADGKRKDEGFYTDSNIHLLYGKEMEIKTSTIQTVPKVDEITVTKTSK, translated from the coding sequence ATGATTATGGATAAAAAAGGCAAGCTTTTTGGAAAAGTGAGCATCGTGGACATTTTTGTCATTTTGGTCATTATCATCGGCATTGTGGGAGTTTTTGTCACAAAGGTGAAATTAGACAATGAAAAGCTTTTGTCAGACGACTCAAAAATGCTGATTAAGACCTCTGCAGAAAAAGATAAGCTGGAAATTAAGCTGAAAGCAAAAGAAGTGCGCGATGTAACGCGGGACTCGATCATTGTGGGCGACGATGTGTATCTTGTGGCAAACGACAAGATTTTGGGCACCGTTTCCCGGGTGGAAAGTGAGCCTGCAATGCGCGACGTTGTCAGCGATGATGGTACGGTTTACACCGCGCCCGTTCCGGACCGGTTTGACGTGACCATTGTTGTGGACGCAGACGGAAAGAGAAAAGACGAGGGCTTCTACACCGATTCTAACATTCATCTTTTATACGGCAAGGAAATGGAAATTAAAACCTCAACCATTCAGACTGTGCCGAAGGTGGACGAAATTACAGTGACGAAGACCTCAAAATAG
- a CDS encoding DUF4330 domain-containing protein, whose translation MKANKTGRKGINIIDLVFFVVLAAVIVFAVVSITGILDNKQKGVQDNVMFSIETTKNDPEFLNYVEEGKTIYDGATKKELGKIVAIHEKPAREIAENHESKTIEYVEIPNKVDVILEVEGKATMEYPNIIIDTVSIKVGKRIDCIVGDAAVNGTVISLDYDKALLKKKEAQSK comes from the coding sequence ATGAAAGCAAATAAAACCGGCAGAAAGGGAATAAACATCATAGATCTGGTCTTTTTCGTTGTTTTGGCCGCTGTGATTGTTTTTGCGGTGGTTTCTATCACAGGAATTTTAGATAACAAGCAAAAGGGCGTTCAGGACAATGTGATGTTCTCCATTGAAACCACAAAAAACGATCCTGAATTCTTAAACTATGTGGAAGAGGGCAAAACCATTTACGACGGGGCAACCAAGAAAGAACTGGGTAAAATTGTTGCCATTCACGAAAAACCGGCCCGGGAAATTGCGGAAAACCATGAGAGCAAAACCATTGAATATGTTGAAATCCCCAACAAGGTAGATGTAATTTTAGAGGTGGAGGGAAAAGCCACAATGGAATATCCCAACATCATTATTGATACGGTATCTATTAAAGTAGGCAAGCGGATTGACTGCATTGTCGGCGATGCCGCTGTGAACGGAACGGTTATCAGTTTAGATTATGATAAGGCACTTCTGAAAAAGAAGGAGGCGCAAAGCAAATGA